Proteins co-encoded in one Melanotaenia boesemani isolate fMelBoe1 chromosome 23, fMelBoe1.pri, whole genome shotgun sequence genomic window:
- the tspan9b gene encoding tetraspanin-9: MAVNKCVKYLLFFFNFLFWVSGCIILGVSIYLKVTKDGNQITNESLPGIDLMIAIGVIIMMLGFLGCCGAIRESRCLLLLFFISLLVIFILLLAAGIVGAVEGNKVKDWMTTRLETFLPLSDQPASVQQDLEDLQRELQCCGLLKGKSEWNTVPASCRCNSTATVQCQTTYNETPCLEKIIDLMKNNLQVVLGIAFAIAILLIFGMVLSMMLYCQIGKKDAVSTA, translated from the exons ATGGCTGTGAATAAATGCGTTAAATACCTGCTCTTCTTCTTCAACTTCCTTTTCTGG GTCAGTGGCTGTATCATCTTGGGAGTCTCCATTTACCTGAAAGTCACTAAAGATGGAAACCAG ATCACAAATGAATCTCTTCCTGGCATCGACCTGATGATCGCCATCGGGGTGATCATCATGATGCTCGGCTTCCTGGGCTGCTGCGGCGCCATCAGAGAAAGCCgctgcctgctgctgctg TTCTTCATCAGCCTCCtcgtcatcttcatcctcctgttGGCAGCAGGCATCGTGGGAGCTGTAGAAGGGAATAAG GTGAAGGACTGGATGACGACACGTCTGGAAACGTTTCTCCCTCTGTCAGACCAGCCAGCAAGTGTGCAGCAAGACTTGGAGGACCTGCAGCgtgaa CTCCAGTGTTGTGGGCTTTTGAAAGGAAAGTCTGAGTGGAATACGGTTCCTGCTTCCTGTCGTTGTAACTCCACAGCAACAGTCCAGTGCCAGACCACATACAATGAGACG CCCTGCTTGGAGAAAATCATCGACTTGATGAAGAACAACCTGCAGGTGGTGTTGGGAATCGCCTTCGCCATCGCCATTCTTCTG ATTTTCGGCATGGTCCTCTCCATGATGCTGTACTGCCAGATTGGCAAGAAGGACGCCGTCTCCACCGCCTGA